The following coding sequences are from one Granulicella sp. L56 window:
- a CDS encoding acetyl-CoA C-acyltransferase: MNEAVIVSAVRTAVGKAPRGTLRTTRPDDLAAFAIMGALERIPQLDKKEIEDVILGCAMPEAEQGMNVARVASFRAGLPIETAAMTINRYCASGLQSIAIAADRIRVGSAEVIIAGGTESMSYVPFGGNKISVNPWLVENYPGSYMSMGLTAERVATHYGITREAMDEFSYGSHQRALSAIAAGNFDDEIIPVSVTNTSFSKGKAAQTEATFKQDEGPRADTSLEALAKLKPVFHAKGTITAGNSSQTSDGAAAAVIMSANRASALGIKPLAKFIAFAYAGCDPEEMGIGPIYAIPKALKMAGLSLDDIGVIELNEAFAAQSLAVIKVLGIDPARVNVNGGAIALGHPLGCTGAKLTATLLREMPRRKARYGMVTMCVGGGMGAAGIFEAQ; this comes from the coding sequence ATGAACGAAGCTGTCATCGTCTCCGCCGTACGCACTGCCGTAGGCAAGGCTCCTCGCGGCACGCTTCGCACGACGCGGCCTGACGACCTGGCTGCGTTCGCGATCATGGGAGCATTGGAACGCATTCCTCAGCTAGACAAAAAAGAGATCGAGGATGTGATTCTGGGTTGCGCGATGCCGGAGGCCGAGCAGGGAATGAACGTTGCCCGTGTCGCCAGCTTTCGAGCCGGACTGCCCATCGAGACTGCCGCGATGACCATCAACCGTTACTGTGCTTCTGGCCTGCAAAGCATTGCCATTGCTGCAGATCGCATTCGTGTTGGCAGCGCAGAGGTGATCATCGCCGGAGGTACCGAAAGCATGTCCTACGTTCCCTTCGGTGGCAACAAAATATCCGTCAATCCGTGGCTGGTCGAGAACTATCCCGGCTCATATATGTCGATGGGACTGACAGCCGAGCGCGTGGCAACTCACTACGGCATCACGCGCGAGGCAATGGATGAGTTTTCGTACGGCTCTCATCAAAGAGCGCTTTCTGCCATTGCTGCTGGAAACTTTGACGATGAGATTATTCCTGTATCGGTTACAAATACAAGCTTCAGCAAAGGCAAAGCCGCGCAGACTGAAGCCACCTTCAAGCAAGACGAAGGTCCCCGTGCCGATACCTCGCTGGAAGCGCTTGCGAAATTGAAGCCCGTCTTTCACGCCAAAGGCACGATAACGGCAGGGAACTCTTCGCAGACCTCTGATGGTGCAGCCGCTGCTGTAATCATGTCGGCCAATCGCGCCTCCGCGCTCGGTATCAAGCCACTGGCGAAGTTCATCGCCTTTGCCTATGCAGGATGCGACCCCGAAGAGATGGGTATCGGCCCCATCTACGCCATTCCCAAAGCGCTCAAGATGGCTGGATTGTCGCTAGACGATATTGGCGTCATCGAACTCAACGAGGCCTTCGCCGCACAGTCCCTCGCGGTGATCAAGGTTCTTGGCATCGATCCTGCCAGAGTCAACGTCAATGGTGGAGCCATCGCCTTAGGGCATCCACTCGGCTGCACCGGAGCGAAGCTGACCGCCACCCTCCTGCGCGAGATGCCTCGCCGGAAGGCGCGGTACGGCATGGTAACAATGTGTGTAGGCGGGGGCATGGGCGCCGCTGGGATCTTCGAAGCTCAATAA
- a CDS encoding acyl-CoA dehydrogenase family protein, translating into MATTTLPVTAADKKIIAGGSFLISDPVPQDCFFPEDFTEEQRQIAQTTAEFAANEIVPVSDQIEAKDFAVIRRLIKEASELGLTSVDIPEEYGGLEMDKSTAAIIAENIARQGSFSVIFSAHVGIGTLPIVWYGTPEQKKKYLPKLASGEFIGAYALSESTSGSDAVSARTRAILSEDKQTYTLNGEKMWITNAGFADLFTVFAQCAIPSGPKAGEEKLTAFLVERGTPGLTIGKEEHKLGIRGSSTCPLSLADCKIPAGNLLGEVGKGTHIAFNILNVGRYKLGNAAVGAARISLGNGIRYAKERKAFGKSIAEFGLIQEKLADCAVGVFVGEALSYRTVGMIDAALASVDKHDTAAIQKAIENYAVECSIVKVWDSEMLDRVVDETLQIFAGYGYVEEYPAERAYRDSRINRIFEGTNEINRLIITGWLIKSAMSGKLALMPAIKQLMDEVMAGPVPKEDREGPLAAEVDLLASAKKLTLFAAGAATQRYMAAISEEQEVMGAIADMVIEVYAMESAILRAEKIVAAKGSAGADISAAMARIYASGAMEKIELCARKVIAAVAEGDMARTQFTILRRLAKHDPADTITLRRQVAQHIVKAGKYAL; encoded by the coding sequence ATGGCTACAACGACTCTTCCCGTAACCGCCGCCGACAAGAAGATCATTGCCGGTGGCAGCTTCCTTATCTCCGATCCCGTTCCGCAAGACTGCTTCTTCCCCGAAGATTTCACCGAGGAGCAGCGCCAGATCGCGCAGACGACTGCCGAATTTGCTGCCAACGAGATCGTCCCCGTCTCCGACCAGATCGAGGCCAAGGACTTCGCCGTCATTCGTCGGCTTATCAAGGAAGCCTCCGAACTGGGCCTGACCTCCGTAGATATTCCCGAAGAGTATGGCGGCCTGGAGATGGACAAGAGCACCGCTGCCATCATCGCGGAAAACATCGCGCGGCAAGGAAGCTTCTCCGTCATCTTCTCTGCACATGTTGGAATCGGCACTCTACCTATAGTTTGGTACGGCACCCCAGAGCAAAAGAAGAAGTACCTGCCTAAGCTCGCCAGTGGCGAATTTATTGGAGCTTATGCGCTCTCAGAGTCCACCAGCGGTTCTGACGCCGTGAGCGCTCGCACCCGCGCTATCTTGTCGGAAGACAAGCAGACCTATACGCTGAACGGCGAAAAGATGTGGATCACCAACGCCGGATTCGCAGACCTCTTCACTGTCTTCGCTCAGTGCGCGATTCCCAGCGGTCCTAAAGCTGGCGAAGAAAAACTCACAGCCTTTCTCGTCGAGCGAGGCACTCCCGGCCTCACCATTGGCAAGGAAGAGCACAAGCTCGGCATTCGTGGCAGCTCTACCTGTCCGCTTAGTCTTGCCGATTGCAAGATCCCGGCTGGAAACCTCCTTGGCGAAGTAGGCAAAGGCACTCACATTGCCTTTAACATCCTCAACGTTGGTCGCTATAAGCTCGGCAACGCCGCTGTCGGTGCTGCGCGCATATCGCTCGGCAATGGCATTCGCTATGCCAAAGAACGCAAGGCGTTCGGCAAATCCATCGCCGAATTTGGGCTCATCCAGGAAAAGCTTGCCGACTGCGCCGTCGGTGTCTTTGTCGGCGAAGCCCTCTCTTATCGCACGGTAGGCATGATCGACGCAGCTTTAGCCAGCGTGGACAAGCACGATACCGCCGCCATTCAGAAGGCCATCGAGAACTATGCCGTCGAGTGCAGCATCGTAAAGGTCTGGGACTCGGAGATGCTCGACCGCGTCGTCGACGAGACTCTGCAAATTTTTGCAGGTTACGGTTACGTCGAAGAGTATCCCGCCGAGCGAGCCTACCGCGACTCGCGCATCAACCGTATCTTCGAAGGCACCAACGAGATCAACCGTCTCATTATCACCGGCTGGCTCATCAAGTCTGCGATGTCGGGCAAGCTCGCGCTCATGCCCGCCATTAAGCAGCTGATGGATGAAGTCATGGCTGGCCCTGTTCCGAAGGAAGACCGCGAAGGGCCGCTCGCAGCCGAAGTCGATCTTCTGGCCAGCGCGAAAAAGCTGACCCTCTTCGCTGCCGGGGCCGCCACGCAGAGATATATGGCCGCGATCTCTGAGGAGCAGGAGGTCATGGGAGCTATTGCGGATATGGTCATCGAAGTCTACGCAATGGAGTCCGCCATTCTCCGCGCCGAAAAGATCGTTGCGGCCAAAGGGAGCGCTGGTGCCGATATTTCGGCAGCCATGGCTCGTATCTACGCCTCTGGCGCCATGGAGAAGATTGAGCTTTGCGCTCGCAAAGTCATCGCTGCCGTAGCCGAGGGCGATATGGCTCGGACCCAGTTCACCATCCTCCGCCGCCTTGCCAAACACGACCCGGCAGATACGATTACGCTCCGCCGCCAGGTGGCCCAGCATATCGTCAAGGCCGGTAAGTACGCCCTCTGA
- a CDS encoding protease pro-enzyme activation domain-containing protein has product MQNRRSLVGTFFPILGLVFALLPLGHAAVPNRIASAVTEARTPVQNTVSPRARSSSDLGAAPGSLKLDGLMLQFNMTAAQQAALTRLQTDQQNPASAHYHQWLTPQQFGEQFGLSADDIARVTSWLTAQGFTVTGVAKSSNFVTFSGTAAQAQQAFGTTIHSLSSNGQAHIANLTDPVLPSAIASVVSNISGLNDFHPMPHLRVNPVSANMLRPHFTNPNPNDPVQYALAPADFNTIYNVNPLLGNSLTGAGIGGCSPSSTTCGDIAVLGQVDITSYLSDVAAFRNAAGLPASQIYSDISGTPVAPTSPCVNNPTPEASCPDLEESLFDVEWAGAIAPQAKILFVTSTNVISSLGVAIVDNVAPIISMSYGQCEPTIPGSEVVGLTIFLQQASLQGITIIGATGDDGATDCDVFVSSATHGLAVDFPGSSPFVTAIGGTMFDDATNPSSYWNPANGPGSSSAKGYIPEKVWNEDTEDIAKNPPTFGAGGGGASIDFTKPAWQIGQGVPTDNFRHVPDISLNAASDHEGYLFCIDGSCTGGQFYNTKIPADTGYILGGTSSGVPTFASVMALVEESLQQGRLGNINPNIYAMANGGQYDTIFHDITSGNNKSPCAVGPNCPTGSIGFDASRYYDLASGWGSIDAAAFAQYWISFPPTNPAGTIATLTTVTPPSSTVAAGTQVSLAIKVAPVTPPTNAPPYDPTGSVEIQVDGQPVAASVALVNGQTTYSLSTTGLIAGSHPVTVIYSGDSNFASSTGSATVTITGTTGTPVASHTSVTATPNSGPAGTAISLGITVASSGTPANTPSGTIQILLDGATVASSVALSGGQASYPLNTTALTAGQHSVSVIYSGDSNFTGSQGGTTITITGTGTVPPAGADFTITPSTASVSTIVGEKVPAIVFTLAPVNGFTGPITLSASDTSNDQLTPAFSVNPVVINSTNGATTTLTFTAFQSLTSVRGGSSPFQPASNRSATGKMRWYAAGSGATLACMFLLILPRRRRWGALLAVLLSVGAIGASGCGSGGTLPTTATYNITITATAAGNLSHTAAVNVTFRIR; this is encoded by the coding sequence ATGCAGAATCGCCGCTCGCTTGTTGGTACTTTTTTTCCCATTCTTGGCCTTGTGTTTGCTCTTTTGCCTCTAGGACACGCAGCCGTCCCTAACCGAATCGCTTCGGCTGTTACGGAAGCTCGAACGCCAGTCCAGAACACGGTCTCTCCTCGCGCCAGGAGTTCAAGCGACCTTGGTGCCGCGCCCGGCTCCCTTAAGCTGGATGGGCTCATGTTGCAGTTCAATATGACTGCTGCCCAACAAGCTGCCCTGACCCGGCTTCAGACTGACCAGCAGAATCCTGCCTCTGCCCACTATCACCAATGGTTGACGCCCCAGCAATTTGGCGAGCAGTTTGGCCTTAGCGCTGATGACATCGCCCGGGTCACGTCCTGGCTAACGGCACAGGGATTCACCGTTACCGGAGTTGCCAAAAGCTCTAACTTTGTTACCTTCAGCGGTACGGCAGCGCAGGCCCAGCAGGCCTTCGGGACCACGATCCACAGTCTTTCCAGTAACGGCCAAGCCCATATCGCCAATCTGACCGATCCTGTTCTGCCATCGGCGATTGCCAGCGTCGTCTCGAATATCAGCGGCCTCAACGACTTCCACCCTATGCCGCATCTGCGCGTCAATCCGGTTTCGGCCAATATGCTTCGCCCGCACTTCACCAATCCGAATCCGAATGATCCTGTCCAGTACGCTCTCGCTCCTGCTGACTTCAACACCATTTACAACGTTAATCCGCTCCTTGGTAATAGTCTTACTGGTGCGGGCATAGGCGGATGTTCTCCAAGCTCTACAACCTGTGGAGATATTGCGGTCCTGGGACAGGTCGATATCACCTCCTACCTCTCCGATGTTGCTGCATTTCGCAACGCTGCGGGCCTTCCTGCTAGTCAGATTTACAGCGATATCTCTGGGACTCCCGTGGCGCCCACATCTCCTTGCGTCAATAACCCCACCCCTGAAGCTAGCTGTCCCGATCTTGAGGAATCGCTGTTCGATGTCGAATGGGCCGGCGCAATCGCTCCTCAGGCCAAAATTCTCTTCGTTACTTCAACGAACGTGATCAGCTCCCTTGGCGTGGCTATTGTCGATAATGTGGCTCCAATTATTTCAATGAGCTACGGCCAGTGTGAGCCCACTATCCCTGGCAGCGAGGTGGTCGGGCTGACCATTTTCCTGCAGCAAGCCAGCCTGCAGGGTATCACTATCATCGGCGCTACTGGCGATGATGGGGCAACGGACTGCGACGTCTTCGTCAGCTCAGCGACTCATGGGCTTGCGGTCGATTTCCCGGGAAGTTCTCCTTTCGTTACCGCCATCGGCGGCACGATGTTCGATGATGCGACAAATCCATCTTCCTACTGGAATCCGGCCAATGGACCCGGAAGTAGTTCTGCAAAAGGCTACATTCCTGAGAAGGTTTGGAATGAGGACACTGAGGATATCGCTAAGAATCCTCCAACCTTCGGGGCAGGTGGTGGTGGTGCGAGTATCGACTTTACCAAACCGGCGTGGCAGATAGGTCAAGGGGTGCCCACCGATAACTTTCGCCACGTTCCGGACATCTCCCTGAACGCAGCTTCCGACCATGAAGGCTATCTCTTCTGCATTGATGGTTCCTGTACGGGAGGGCAGTTCTACAACACAAAAATCCCTGCCGATACCGGCTACATTTTAGGCGGGACATCGTCGGGAGTTCCTACGTTTGCGAGCGTCATGGCTCTAGTGGAAGAGAGTCTCCAGCAAGGCCGTCTCGGCAATATCAATCCAAATATCTATGCCATGGCAAATGGCGGCCAGTACGACACTATCTTTCATGACATTACAAGCGGTAATAACAAGAGCCCATGCGCAGTTGGTCCTAATTGTCCGACCGGATCAATCGGCTTCGACGCAAGTAGATACTACGATCTGGCAAGCGGCTGGGGCAGCATCGATGCGGCAGCCTTCGCCCAATATTGGATATCCTTCCCGCCGACAAACCCAGCAGGGACGATAGCCACTTTGACCACCGTCACTCCACCGTCAAGCACTGTTGCAGCGGGAACGCAGGTCTCGCTCGCAATCAAGGTAGCTCCAGTAACTCCACCTACCAATGCGCCGCCCTATGATCCGACGGGCTCCGTTGAGATTCAGGTAGACGGACAACCGGTAGCTGCTTCAGTAGCGCTCGTCAACGGTCAGACCACCTATTCTTTGAGCACCACGGGGCTCATAGCAGGGTCGCATCCGGTCACAGTGATTTATTCCGGCGACTCGAACTTCGCCAGTTCGACGGGCTCGGCTACCGTCACTATCACGGGTACTACTGGCACCCCGGTAGCTTCACATACCAGCGTGACCGCTACGCCAAATTCTGGTCCAGCAGGGACTGCGATCTCATTGGGCATTACGGTAGCTTCGAGCGGCACCCCGGCGAACACTCCGTCGGGCACTATTCAGATACTGCTCGACGGTGCAACGGTAGCGAGTTCGGTAGCGCTCTCCGGCGGTCAGGCTAGTTATCCCTTGAACACCACGGCGCTCACAGCAGGGCAGCATTCAGTCTCAGTGATCTACTCCGGCGACTCGAACTTCACTGGATCGCAAGGTGGGACGACCATCACCATCACCGGGACTGGCACCGTGCCGCCGGCAGGGGCCGACTTCACCATCACGCCTTCGACCGCTTCCGTCAGCACGATCGTTGGCGAGAAGGTTCCGGCGATTGTCTTCACGCTCGCCCCGGTCAATGGATTCACCGGCCCCATTACGCTGAGTGCTTCCGATACCAGCAACGACCAGCTCACTCCGGCCTTCTCCGTAAACCCGGTTGTCATCAACTCGACAAACGGTGCAACGACGACACTTACGTTCACGGCCTTCCAGAGCCTTACCAGTGTGCGAGGAGGATCGTCGCCATTCCAGCCAGCCTCGAACCGCTCGGCCACCGGAAAGATGCGCTGGTATGCCGCTGGCTCCGGAGCGACGCTGGCCTGCATGTTCCTGTTGATTCTCCCGCGTCGCCGCCGCTGGGGAGCGCTGCTTGCCGTACTCCTCTCCGTAGGCGCGATCGGAGCGTCCGGCTGCGGGTCAGGGGGAACTCTTCCAACCACAGCCACCTATAACATCACCATCACGGCTACGGCTGCGGGCAATCTTTCTCACACAGCCGCGGTGAACGTGACGTTCAGGATTCGATAG
- the ppk1 gene encoding polyphosphate kinase 1: MTAKKRVAAKTEHTRPAKKAATKAVETLFFSRDESWLRFNQRVLEEAQDATNPLLERVKFLAITASNLDEFIEIRVAGFLQRIEDGYNLAQPLDEGGLRPQQRLDGLRERLKDFVAAQYQCWNEQLLPAMREERIRVLPWNQVSAEARTYALKFYENEVDPLLTPVTIDPSHPFPRVQNKALCLALLLRNKRKGSNGTRPAILGVVTVPRSLPRLVPLPGPDGYSDFILLHELIESQVERMFRGYEVLSCSAFRVTRNSNLYMQEEESRSVLESVRAELHNRRKGDAVRLEIDGSAADEIVERLRMNFELDPWQVYRTDGPVNLSRLMNLYSETKRPELKYSAFSGKEFRLGPKLVDLFEELRTHDVMLHHPFDSYKTVEDFIEAGAKDSGVISMKQTLYRTSKDSPIFRALIEAAQSKDVTVVVELMARFDEDSNIRWARELEDAGVGVFHGIFGFKTHCKLALLVRRDPDGVVRRYAHLGTGNYNPVTARFYTDISLLTSRPEMTEAVQKVFNYLTAETEAASYAPLLVAPLTLAEKVIALIGRETAHAKAGKPAAIVAKMNALLDRPTVEALYAASKAGVEIDLIVRGMCSLRPGVKGLSEHIRVRSLVGRYLEHSRIFCFANGGKEEIYCGSADWMPRNLFERCEVLFPVTQADLVKRLREEILAAYLADNTKARLLQPDGEYVRAPKVGAAFSAQDYLMRIAEGAAEAVPAKGKAAPEGTAS, translated from the coding sequence ATGACTGCTAAAAAACGAGTAGCCGCGAAAACAGAACATACCAGGCCTGCAAAGAAGGCCGCCACAAAAGCCGTTGAAACCCTTTTCTTCAGCCGGGACGAGTCGTGGCTGCGATTTAACCAGCGCGTACTGGAAGAGGCGCAGGACGCCACGAACCCTCTCTTAGAGCGTGTGAAGTTTCTCGCGATTACGGCGAGCAACCTGGACGAGTTTATCGAGATTCGGGTGGCAGGTTTTCTGCAACGAATTGAGGACGGCTATAACCTTGCGCAGCCTCTTGATGAGGGCGGGCTGCGGCCACAACAACGGCTCGACGGGCTGCGCGAACGATTAAAGGATTTTGTGGCGGCGCAGTACCAGTGCTGGAATGAACAGCTCTTACCGGCGATGCGGGAGGAACGAATCCGGGTGTTGCCGTGGAATCAGGTCAGCGCTGAGGCTCGTACTTATGCGCTGAAGTTCTACGAGAACGAAGTCGACCCGCTGTTGACCCCGGTGACGATCGACCCATCGCATCCGTTTCCAAGAGTCCAGAATAAGGCGCTTTGCCTTGCTCTGCTGCTGAGGAACAAACGTAAAGGCAGCAACGGTACACGGCCTGCCATTCTGGGTGTTGTAACGGTGCCGCGCTCCCTGCCTCGTCTGGTTCCGCTGCCTGGGCCTGACGGATACAGCGATTTCATCCTGCTGCACGAACTGATCGAGTCGCAGGTAGAAAGAATGTTTCGCGGATATGAGGTTCTGTCGTGCTCGGCGTTTCGAGTTACCCGAAACAGTAATCTCTACATGCAGGAAGAAGAGTCGCGGTCGGTGCTCGAGAGCGTACGAGCGGAGCTGCATAACCGCCGCAAAGGCGATGCGGTGCGATTAGAGATCGATGGTTCGGCAGCAGATGAGATCGTCGAGCGATTGCGAATGAACTTCGAGCTCGATCCGTGGCAGGTGTATCGGACGGATGGGCCGGTCAACCTCTCGCGATTGATGAACCTGTACTCGGAGACCAAGCGGCCCGAGCTTAAATATTCCGCATTTTCCGGAAAAGAATTTAGGCTGGGACCGAAACTGGTCGACCTGTTTGAAGAACTGCGTACCCACGATGTGATGCTGCACCATCCCTTCGACTCGTACAAGACAGTGGAGGACTTCATCGAGGCTGGAGCAAAAGACTCCGGTGTCATCTCGATGAAGCAGACACTCTATCGAACCAGCAAGGATTCACCGATCTTCCGCGCGCTGATTGAAGCGGCGCAGAGCAAGGATGTCACCGTTGTTGTGGAGCTGATGGCGAGGTTCGACGAAGACTCGAACATCCGTTGGGCGCGAGAGCTGGAAGATGCAGGCGTCGGAGTCTTTCACGGAATATTTGGCTTCAAGACCCATTGCAAACTGGCATTGCTGGTGCGGCGCGATCCTGATGGCGTGGTGCGAAGATACGCCCACCTGGGGACGGGAAACTACAACCCGGTGACGGCGCGGTTTTATACCGATATCAGCCTGCTGACCTCGCGGCCAGAGATGACTGAGGCTGTGCAGAAGGTGTTCAACTATCTCACTGCGGAGACGGAGGCTGCTTCGTATGCGCCCTTGCTTGTGGCTCCGCTGACGCTGGCAGAGAAGGTGATCGCGTTGATCGGGCGCGAGACAGCCCATGCAAAAGCAGGAAAGCCGGCGGCGATTGTGGCGAAGATGAACGCGCTGCTCGACCGGCCCACCGTCGAGGCACTGTATGCGGCCTCGAAGGCTGGGGTTGAGATTGACCTGATTGTGCGGGGAATGTGCTCGCTGCGTCCGGGCGTGAAGGGATTGAGTGAGCACATCCGGGTGCGCAGCCTCGTGGGGCGGTATCTCGAACATAGCCGCATCTTCTGCTTCGCCAATGGCGGAAAAGAGGAGATCTACTGCGGGAGCGCGGACTGGATGCCGCGAAATTTGTTCGAGCGATGCGAGGTCTTATTCCCCGTGACGCAGGCGGACCTTGTGAAGCGGCTTCGCGAAGAGATTCTGGCGGCGTACCTGGCAGACAATACGAAGGCCCGGCTGTTGCAACCGGATGGCGAGTATGTGAGAGCGCCAAAGGTGGGAGCAGCATTCAGCGCTCAGGATTACCTGATGCGCATCGCTGAAGGCGCAGCGGAAGCGGTGCCTGCAAAAGGAAAGGCCGCGCCCGAAGGCACGGCCTCGTAG
- a CDS encoding RNA polymerase sigma factor, which produces MSELTITEQDQLIFEAMERDEPRLRSFIRKRVADSGEAEDILQDVFYELIEAYRLMKPIEQVTAWLFRVARNRMIDLFRKKKPGSLNEPISTEDGSDTLEDLLPSPDKGPEAAYARNLLLDALDEALEELPPEQREVFIAHELMGQSFKEISADTGVSVNTLLSRKRYAVLHLRSTLQSIYDTIAKP; this is translated from the coding sequence ATGAGCGAATTGACGATCACCGAGCAGGACCAGCTCATCTTCGAAGCAATGGAGCGAGATGAGCCGCGACTGCGCAGCTTCATCCGCAAGCGAGTCGCAGACAGCGGAGAAGCAGAAGACATCCTGCAGGACGTCTTCTACGAGCTCATCGAGGCCTACCGCCTCATGAAGCCTATCGAGCAGGTCACGGCGTGGCTCTTCCGCGTAGCGCGAAACCGGATGATTGACCTCTTCCGCAAGAAAAAGCCTGGCTCGCTGAATGAGCCCATCTCAACCGAGGACGGCAGCGACACGCTCGAAGATCTTCTGCCATCGCCCGATAAAGGCCCCGAGGCCGCCTACGCCCGTAATCTCCTCCTCGACGCGCTCGACGAAGCGCTCGAAGAGTTGCCGCCCGAGCAACGCGAAGTCTTCATCGCCCACGAGCTCATGGGGCAGAGTTTCAAAGAAATTTCAGCTGACACCGGCGTCAGCGTCAACACGTTGCTCTCGCGCAAACGTTACGCCGTTCTGCATCTGCGCAGCACCTTGCAATCGATCTACGACACCATCGCAAAGCCATAA
- a CDS encoding sigma-54-dependent transcriptional regulator: protein MAAESLHLQRTARIAGTPRILIIDDENAIRESLETLLTLEGFTVTLASDGPSGLDLLSRNEYDLLLLDLALPGESGIDLLPRIVEMQPNLPVIMITAYGTVGNVVDAIRAGAENFVQKPWDNEKLLADIRTAIAKHRAEEEVIQLKRTLKQRYNFENIVGKSEPMLRLFDLIAQVAPSRSTVLLQGESGTGKELIAKALHANSPRRDHPFVPVNTGAVPSDLLESTLFGHVKGAFTSAISAKKGLFEIANGGTLFLDEIGTMNMDMQAKILRVLQDRRFMHLGGVQEIQVDVRIIAATNVNLQEAVREGRFREDLFYRLNVITLELPPLRLRREDILLLAGHFLKFYADENGTEVPSLTPETLRILMDHEWPGNVRELENAMERGVVLATSKAITPDLLPAQLTGSTYSASLLDHKPDASLFDLMEEIERRIISDRLERCHWNQTEAAEYFKIPLSTLNQKIKRLNVEIKKRARD, encoded by the coding sequence ATGGCAGCCGAATCTCTCCATCTGCAACGCACGGCCCGCATCGCTGGAACACCCCGCATCCTCATCATCGATGACGAAAATGCCATTCGGGAGTCGCTCGAAACGCTGCTGACGCTTGAAGGGTTCACCGTGACCCTTGCCAGCGATGGCCCCTCCGGGCTCGATCTGCTGTCGCGCAATGAATACGATCTTCTGCTGCTCGACCTTGCGTTGCCGGGCGAGAGCGGCATCGACTTGCTGCCGCGCATCGTCGAGATGCAACCGAATCTTCCCGTCATCATGATCACGGCTTATGGAACCGTCGGCAACGTTGTCGACGCCATTCGCGCGGGCGCGGAGAACTTTGTCCAGAAACCGTGGGACAACGAGAAGCTGTTGGCCGACATCCGCACCGCGATCGCCAAGCACCGGGCCGAAGAAGAGGTCATCCAGCTTAAGCGGACGCTGAAGCAGCGGTACAACTTCGAGAACATCGTCGGCAAGAGTGAGCCCATGCTGCGGCTCTTCGACCTGATCGCGCAGGTTGCGCCAAGCCGCTCGACCGTTCTGCTGCAGGGCGAGAGCGGCACCGGCAAAGAGTTGATCGCCAAGGCGCTTCATGCGAACTCCCCGCGACGCGACCATCCTTTTGTTCCCGTCAACACAGGGGCGGTTCCCTCCGATCTTCTGGAATCGACGCTGTTCGGCCATGTCAAAGGAGCGTTTACCTCTGCGATCAGCGCGAAGAAGGGCCTCTTCGAAATCGCGAACGGCGGCACCCTTTTTCTCGATGAGATCGGCACGATGAACATGGACATGCAGGCCAAGATCCTGCGCGTCCTGCAGGACCGCCGCTTCATGCACCTCGGCGGCGTGCAGGAGATCCAGGTCGATGTCCGCATCATCGCAGCCACCAACGTTAACCTGCAGGAGGCCGTCCGCGAAGGACGCTTCCGCGAGGACCTCTTCTACAGGCTCAACGTCATCACGCTGGAGCTGCCTCCGCTGCGTCTGCGCCGCGAGGACATTCTTCTGCTTGCCGGACATTTTTTGAAGTTCTACGCGGACGAGAACGGGACCGAGGTTCCATCCCTCACGCCTGAGACCCTGCGCATCCTGATGGACCATGAGTGGCCGGGAAATGTTCGCGAGCTGGAGAATGCGATGGAGCGCGGCGTGGTGCTGGCCACGTCCAAGGCGATCACTCCCGACCTGCTTCCAGCACAGTTGACCGGCAGTACCTACTCAGCCAGTCTGCTCGACCATAAGCCTGATGCGTCGCTCTTCGACCTGATGGAAGAGATTGAGCGCCGCATTATCTCGGACCGGCTGGAGCGCTGCCACTGGAACCAGACGGAAGCGGCGGAATACTTCAAGATTCCGCTCTCGACGTTGAACCAGAAGATCAAGCGCCTGAACGTTGAGATCAAGAAGCGCGCACGCGATTAA